A region of the Lysobacter sp. K5869 genome:
AGCCTCCCCACGGACGCGGGCCTTTGGCAAGGTCCGTGGGGAGGCTCCCGGACCCGATGCTTCGTCGGTGCTTGAAAGCGGTGCTTGCGGGCTTGCGGGGCTGCCGCGATCATCGGCCCCGATGTCCAGAACATCCGACCTCAGCCGCCGCATGGCCTGCCTGCTGACCCGCCATCAGGCCTTGCACGATCCCGAGCGCGAGCCGCGCAACCGCCTGCGTTGGCTGCCAGAGCTGCGGCAATGGCAGGCGCGCCGGCTGGAAGCCAGTTTCGACCGGTTCCTGCGCGATCCGCGCCGGCGTCCGGCGGCGCAGTTCTTCCTCAGCGACGTCTACAACGACCGCGACTTCAGCCGCCGCGACGCCGACATCGCGCGGGTGTTGCCGATGATGCAGAAGCTGCTGCCCGGGCCGTTGCTGGCGACGGTGGCCGATGCGATCGAGCTGGGTTTGCTGACCCAAGCCTTCGACCTGCGCATCAGCGAACGCCTGCACGAGCTGGCGCCGCGCCGGCGCAAGCTCGACGGCGCGCTGTACGCGCAGGCGTATCGCGCCTGCGGGCTGCCGCGGCTGCGCGAGCATCAGATCGTGTTGATCGAACACGTCGGCTTGGGGCTGGGCAAGGCGGTGCGGATGCCCGGCATCCTGACCTTGCTCAAGCTCTCGCGCGGACCGGCCAAGGCGGCCGGGCTCTCGGAATTGCAGGGGTTTTTGGAGCGCGGCTTCGCCGCGTTCGCGCAGTTGGGCGATGTGCGCGAGTTCATCGCCGAGATCGGTTCGGACGAGCGCGAGGTGGCGCAGCGTCTGTTCGACGGCGACGAGGATCCGTTTCCGGATTTGGATTAGCGCCCCGGGCTCGGCGTCCGCGAATGCCGCGTCCGCCCCCTGTAGGAGCGGCGCGAGCCGCGACCGCGACACCACGCCTACGGCGCAACCTGCAACCCCGCGGTCGCGGCTCACGCCGCTCCTACAGGGGCTTGCGTTCGGCTCAGCCCAGCGCGCGCACGAACGCGGGCAGATTCTCGCGCCACTGCGCGCTGCGGATCTTGTCGAAGTACAGCCGCTGCCCGCTCGGCTGCGCGTCGACGTGGGCCAGGTCGGCCAGGCGCTCGGTCGGGCCGCCGAGCGCGGCGAACAGGACGAAATCGAGTCGTTCGCGCGCGTCGCCGCGGCTCAGCTGCCAGACGATGCGGTCGCGCTCGACGTAGAACAGTTCGTCGGCGCCGAACTCGCCCTCGATCCGCCAGCCTTCGCGTTCCAGCGCGTCGCGCAGTTCGGTCAGGCGGGCGCGGGTCATGCGCTTACTTGAACTTCTCTTCCAGCACGCGGCGGATCTCGGCCTCGATCGGCCCCTTCATCGCGCCGAGCAGGAACCCAAGCTGCGCGGTCACGCGCAGATGCTCCGGGGCCACCGCGATCTTGCCGTCGACGCCGCTGCGGGCGAAGTTGAGCACGTCGCCGTCCCAGTTGTATTCGACGTCGAAGCGTTCGGCGAGCTTCTTGGCCACCTCTTCGACGGCTTTGCGCGCCTTGGCCGGGGCCAGCGAATGCGGGTGGCGGATATCGATGCTGGACATGTCTGGGTCTCCCTGGAAGCCGGCTATTGTGCGGGCAGGGACGGGCGCATCCAAGCCCGCCGCGGCGTCGGCGATAGCGATGCCGGACACGCCGCGCGCGCCTGGGTTCGCAGCAGGGTGTGCCTGGCGCTGCAACCTGCTAGATTCCCGCCGGGTGAGCGTCCTTAAACTGCGATACCCCAACCGCGAGCACGGCGACCTGGCGTTGAAGCCGGGCGTGCACGCCATCGGCCGCGATTCGGCCGGCCGCACCGTGCTGGTCGAGGACTCGGACGCGGCCATCGCGCAGTTCAGCGTCGACCGCCGCGGCGTGTGGCTGCAGGTGCGCGACAGCCTGCACGGGCTGCACGTCAACGGCCGCCCGGTGCGGCGCATGGCGATGCTGCGGCCCGGCGACGCGATCTTCATCGACGGCGTCGAGCTGCTGCTGGTGGCCGACAAGCCCGAGCCGGCGCCGCCGTTCGGGGTCGAGATTCCGGCCGATTCGCGCATGGTCGTGCGCGGCGTCGGCGGCGTGCATCACGGCCGCTGCTACACCCTGGAACAGCCCAAGGTGATCGGCCGCGCCGGCGACTGCGACATCCGCATCAACGAACCGGCCTTCGCCGATCGCCACGCGCGGCTGGAAGCGCACGCCGACGGCGTGGTGCTGCGCGACGTGGGTTCGCTCGACGGCAGCGTGGTCAACGGCCAGCCGGTGCGGCATGCGCTGCTCAAGCCGGGCGATCAGTTGCTGCTCGACGGCCAGCACCGTTTCGTGATCGAAGCGCCGACCCGGCGGTTGAGCGCGGCCGATGCGCTGCAGGCGCAGTTGGCGCAGGAGCAGGCGGCCAACGAAGACAAGGCCACGCCGCCTTCGGCGCTGCCCTCGTCGGTGCGGCGCATGCCGTGGCTGTTGCTGGCGGCGGTGGTGATGGCGGGGTTGTTGGGGTTGTTGCTGCTTTACGGGGTGCGGTAAGGCCGGAGCGCTTCGGGGTCGGGCGGCGTTGGGTAGCGGCGGCATCGTGCTTGCGGCGCGATGTGTGAGCGCGCGGTCGCGGCTCGCGCCGCTCCTACCGTCGGCTGCGGCCGTTTTCGCGTTGGGCTTGGAATCTCGCGGGACGCGCGGAACTCTCGATCGCTCCCTGTAGGAGCGGCGCGAGCCGCGACCGCGACCTCTCGCTTACATCGAAACCTTGCGGCCCCGTGATCGCGGCTCACGCCGCTCCTACACGGGTTGCGGCCGTTTCGGCTTGGGCTTGGACACGCGCTTCCACACCCGCCACCCCAGCAACGCCGCGAGGATGCCCGCGTACAGCGCGGGCTCGCGGATGTCGGATTTCACCAGCCACCAGAAGTGCAGCACCGCCAGCACGGCGATGGCGTAAACCAACTGGTGCAGCCGCCCCCACAGCCGGCCCAGGCGCCGCATCATGCCCTGGGTCGAGGTGAGCGCCAGCGGCACCAGCAGCAGCCACGCGGCGAAGCCGACGGTGATGTAGGGACGTTTGGCGATTTCCTCGAAGATTTGGGTCCAGTAGCCGCGCAGGTCGAGCACCAGATAGGCGGCCAGATGCAGGCTGGCGTAGAAGAACGCGTACAGGCCCAGCAGGCGGCGGAAGCGCAGCAGCACGGCTTGGCCGGTGAGTTGCCGCAGCGGCGTCACCGCCAGCGCGATCATCAGGAAACGCAGCGCCCACAGGCCCAGGCGGTGTTCGATCGCGGCCACCGGGTCGGCGCCCAGGCCGCCGCTGCCGGTCAGGAATTCGGCGCGGATCTGCCACGCCAGGATCGCGGCCGGAGTCAGCGCCAGCAGATGCGCCAGCGTCTTGGCGGCGATCACGCCGGGCGGGGTCTTGCGCGGTGCGGCGGTGCGGCGCGCGGCGGGCGCCGCGGCTGCGGGAACGGCGTCGCTCATGCTCAGAACCACGTCTTCAGGTTCATGCCGGCGTACAGGCTGGCGACTTGCTCGCCGTAGCCGTTGAACAGCCGGGTCGGAATGCGTTCGGCGAACAGCTTGCTGCCGGTGCCGGCGATGCGGCGCTCGGTCTTCTGGCTCCAGCGCGGGTGGTCGACGCTGGGATTGACGTTGGAGAAGAAGCCGTACTCCTCGGGCTGCAGCGAGTTCCAGGCGGTGGCCGGGCGGCGCTCGACGAAGGTGATGGCGACGATGGACTTGATGCTCTTGAAGCCGTACTTCCACGGCACCACCAGCCGCAGCGGCGCGCCGTTCTGCTGCGGCAGCGGCTTGCCGTACAGGCCGGTGGCGAGCAGGGTCAGCGGGTGCATGGCTTCGTCGATGCGCAGGCCTTCGCGGTAAGGCCAGTTGATCGAGGGATAGCCGATGCCGGGCATCTGCTGGCGGTCGGCGAGGGTGGTGAAGGCGACGTACTTGGCGTTGGCGTTCGGCTCGAAGCGCTTGAGCGCCTCGCCCAGCGGCACGCCGAGCCAGGGGATCACCATCGACCAGCCCTCCACGCAGCGCAGGCGGTAGATGCGTTCCTGCGGCGCCAGTCCCTTGATCAGGTCCTCCAGCGACAATTTGCCCGGCTTGGCGCATTGGCCGCCGACCGCGACCGTCCACGGGCTCAGGCGCAAGGTCTTGGCCGCCGCCGACGGGTCGCCCTTGCCGGTGCCGAACTCGTAGAAGTTGTTGTAGCTGGTGATGTCGGCGTAGGTGGTCGGTGTCTCGTCGGTGCGGAATCCGGCCTTGAGCTGTTCCGGCGTGGCCGGCTTGGCCGCCGACGGCGGCGGGGCCTCGGCGCCGGCGCAGCCGGACAGGCCCAGGGCCGGGCTCAGCGCCAGGGCCGCCAGCAGGCGCCGGCGGTCGCGGTAGACGGCCTCGTCGGTGATCTGGGAGGCGGGCAGGTTGAGGGCATCGCGCAACGACATGGGACGGCTCCGAAGGCTTCGCGGCAGGGGGCGCCGGGTGGGTACGGTCGTATGACGTCTTAGCGACCGTTTCATTCCCTAGAGGCGGCTTGAGCGGCAAAAGTTGCGCGGGTAACGACACGTACACACGGTGCTGCACTGCGGCATACTGCGGGGCCACCCCCTCACACCACGGAGCTACCGATGTCCCGCGCTTTCAACTTTAGTGCCGGTCCCGCGACCCTGCCCGAACCGGTCCTGCTGCAGGCGCAGTCGGAGCTGCTGGAGTGGAACAACGCCGGGGCCTCGATCGTCGAACTCAGCCACCGCGGGCCCGAATTCATCCAGGTCGCCGCCGAGGCCGAGCGCGACCTGCGCGCGCTGATGTCGATCCCGGACGACTACGCCGTGCTGTTCCTGCAGGGCGGCGCGACCGCGCAGCAGGCGCTGATCGCGCTGAACTTCGCCAACCCCGGCCAGGCCGTGGACTACGTCGTCACCGGCCACTGGGGCAAGACCGCATTGAAGCAGGTCAAGCCTTATGTGAGCGCGAACGTGGCCGCCAACGGCGAGGCCGGCGGTTTCCGCGACATTCCGGCGCGCGCCGAATGGAACCTGAGTAAGGACGCCGCCTACGTCCACTACACCGCCAACGAAACCATCCACGGCGTCGAGTTCCGCGATATCCCCGACACCGGCGACGTGCCGCTGGTGGCCGACTTTTCGTCGTCCATCGCCGCCGAGCCGGTGGACGTGTCCAAGTTCGGCGTGATCTACGCCGGCGCGCAGAAGAACCTCGGCCCGGTCGGCGTCAGCGTCGTGATCGTGCGCCGCGACCTGCTCGAACGCGCCGGCCAGCCGCGCGCGGACATCTTCGACTACCGCTCGCACGTCAAGGGCGAGTCCATGCTCAACACCCCGCCGACCTGGAACTGGTATCTGGCCGGGCTGGTGTTCAAGTGGATGCTGGCCGAAGGCGGCGTCGAAGAGTTCGCCCAGCGCAACGCGCGCAAGGCCGAGCTGCTGTACGGCGTGATCGACAACTCCGGCGGCTATTACCGCAACGAAGTCGCCCCGGCCGTGCGCTCGCGCATGAACGTGCCGTTCTTCCTCAAGGACGAAGCGCTGGACAAGCCCTTCCTCAAGGAAGCCGAAGCGGCCGGGCTGATCTCGCTCAAGGGCCACCGCGCCCTCGGCGGCATGCGCGCTTCGATCTACAACGCGATGCCGGAGGCGGGCGTGCAGGCGCTGGCTTCGTTCATGCGCGACTTCCAACAAAGACATGGCTGAGCGACCGCGCTGGCCGGCGCCCGAGCGGGCGCCGGCTGCGGTCGCCGTAGACAAGACTTAAGGCAATGACCACCAAATCCAGCAAGACCAAGCCGGCCGCCGGCAAGACCCAGGCCGCCGCCGACAAGAGCGCGGACAAGAAGAAAGCCGCCGCCAAGCCCAAGGCCAAGGCCGAAGCGGCGGCGCCGGCCGCGGCCGCCGAGCCCGCCGCCGGCGTCCCCGACCTCGCCACGCTGCGCACGCGCATCGACGGCATCGACCGCCACATCCAGCAGCTCATCGCCGAGCGCGCCCAGTTCGCCAATCAAGTCGGCAAGGCCAAGGGCAAGCTGGCCGCCGCGGTCGATTACTACCGCCCCGAACGCGAAGCGCAGGTGCTGCGCCGGGTGGTGGACCGCAACGACGGCCCGCTCAACGACGAAGTGCTGGTGCGGCTGTTCCGCGAAATCATGTCGGCCTGTCTGGCCCAGCAGGAGCCGCTGAAGATCGGCTTCCTCGGCCCGGAAGGCACGCACTCGCAGCAGGCGGTGTACAAGCACTTCGGCCATTCGATCCACGGCCTGCCGTTGGCCAGCATCGAGGAAGTGTTCCAGGAAGTGGAAGCCGGCAGCGCCGACTTCGGCGTGGTGCCGGTGGAGAACTCCACCCAGGGCACGATCCAGTCCACGCTGGACATGTTCCTCACCTCCAAGCTCAAGATCTGCGGCGAAGTCGAGCTGCGCGTGCACCAGCACCTGCTCTCGCGCAGCGGCCGGATCGAGGACATCGAGCGGGTCTACTCGCATCCGCAGTCGTTCGCGCAGTGCAAGGCGTGGCTGCGCCAGTACCTGCCGAAGGCCGAGAAGATTCCGGTGTCGAGCAACGCCGAGGCCGCGCGCCGCGCGCGCAACGCCGACGACGCGGCGGCCATCGCCGGCGTCGCCGCGGCCAACGTGTACGGGCTGCGCAGCGTGGCGGGGCCGATCGAGGACCGTCCCGACAATACGACGCGTTTCTTGGTCATCGGCCGCGAACTGTTCTCGCCCTCGGGCAACGACCGCACCTCGCTGCTGATCTTCATCAAGGACCAGCCCGGCGCGCTGTACAACGTGCTCTCGCCGTTCGCCAAGCGCGGGCTGAGCATGAACCGCATCGAATCGCGTCCCGGCCACACCGGCCGCTGGCAGTACGCGTTCTTCGTCGACATCGGCGGCCACGTGCAGGAAGACGCGATGCGCGAAGCGCTGGAGGAACTGGAAGAGCTGGCGCACGAGGTCAAGGTGCTCGGCTCCTACCCGGTGGCGATCGCATGAGCCAGCCGGCCCCGCAAGCGCCGTCGGACGCGGGCGCGCCCGCGTTCGACGAGGCGTGGTTCGCCGCGCGCGCCCAGCCGGGCGTGCAGCGGCTCAAGGCCTACGATCCGGGCCACGATCTGGTCGCGCTGCGCCGCCAGTACGGCGAGGCGCATCTGGTCGAACTGGGGTCCAACGAGAATCCCTACGGCCCGTCGCCGGCCGCGCGCGAAGCGATCCTGGATTCGCTGCACGCGCTGCATCGTTATCCCGATCCGCTCGGCGGCGACCTCAAGCGCGCGCTGGCGCGCAAGCACGGCGTCGACACGAAGCAGATCCTGCTCGGCAACGGCTCGCACGAACTGCTGATGCAGCTCGGCCAGGTGTTCGCCGGCCCCGGCGAGGAGGTGGTGTTCTCGCGCTACGGCTTCGCGGTGTTCGCGCTGTCCACCCAGGCGGCCGGCGCGCGCATGAACATCGTCGACGCGCTGCCGCGCGAGGCGGCGATGCCCTGCGGCCACGACCTCGACGCCATCGCCGCGGCGGTGAGCGCCGACACCAAGCTGGTCTACATCGCCAATCCGAACAATCCCACCGGCACCTGGTTCGGCCGCGACGCGTTGGTCGCGTTCCTCGACAAGATTCCGCCGCACGTCATCGTGGTAATGGACGAGGCCTACGCCGAAATGGCCGACGCGCCGGATTACGCCAGCGCGCTGAGCGTGCTGGCGCGGTATCCCAACGTCGCCGTCACCCGCACCTTCAGCAAGGCCTACGGGCTGGCCGGTTTGCGCGTCGGCTATCTGATCGCCCAGCCGGGCCTGATCGCGGTGATGGACCGCTTGCGCGAGAGCTTCAACGTCAACGGCCCCGCGCTCGCCGCGTGCGAAGCCGCGCTCGGCGACGAAGATCATCTGCGCTGGGCGTGCGCGCGCAACGCCGAACAGCGCGCCGTGCTCGACGAGGCGCTGCGCAAGCGCGGCCTGCGCACGTTCCCCTCGCAGACCAATTTCGTGCTGGCCGAATTCGGCGCGCGCACGCCGCAGGTGGAAGCCGCGCTGGTCGAGCGCGGGGTGATCCTGCGGCCGATGGGCGGCTACGGCCTGGGCGACTGCATCCGCATCAGCGTCGGTTCGGCCGACGAGAACCGCCGCCTGCTGGCGGCATTGGACGAAGTGCTGGCATGAGCGCGAGCGAATCTTCCCAGGCCTGGACCGCCGGTCCGGGCGCCCCGTTGCGCGGTTCGATCCGGGTGCCGGGCGACAAATCGGTATCGCACCGGGCGGTGATGCTCGGCGCGCTGGCCGAAGGCGTCACCCGCGTCACCGGCTTTCTCGAAGGCGAGGACACCCGCGCCACCGCGCGCGTGTTCGAGCGGCTCGGCGTGCGCATCGAAACGCCGAGTGCGAGCGAGCGCATCGTCCACGGCGTCGGCCTGCGCGGTTTGCGCGGCAGCGACGCGCCGTTGGACTGCGGCAACGCCGGCACCGGCATGCGCCTGCTCGCCGGCGCGCTGGCGGGGCAGGCGTTCGACAGTGTGCTGATCGGCGACGCCTCGCTGTCCAAGCGGCCGATGCGCCGCGTGACCGAGCCGCTGGCGGCGATGGGCGCGCGCATCGACAGCGAGGACGGCGGCTTGCCGCCGCTGCGCATCCACGGCGGCCGCGCGCTCGCCGGCATCGAATACACCTTGCCGGTCGCCAGCGCGCAGGTGAAGTCGGCGCTGCTGTTGGCCGGCTTGTACGCGCAGGGCGAAACCGTGGTGCACGAACCGCATCCGACCCGCGACTACACCGAGCGCATGCTCGCCGCGTTCGGCTGGCCGATCGAGTTCTCGCCCGGCTACGCGCGCCTGAGCGGCGGCCACGCGCTGCGCGCGACCGATGTCGCGGTGCCGGCCGACTTCTCCTCGGCGGCGTTCTTCCTGGTCGCCGCGAGCGTGATTCCGGGGTCGGAGTTGCTGCTCGAAGCGGTCGGCATGAATCCGCGCCGCACCGGCTTGCTCTCGGCGCTGCGTCTGATGGGCGCGGACATCGTCGAAGAGAACCCGCGCAGCGAAGGCGGCGAACCGGTCGCGGACCTGCGCGTGCGCTACGCGCGCCTGCGCGGCGTGGACGTGCCGCAGGCGCTGGTGCCGGACATGATCGACGAGTTCCCGGCGCTGTTCGTCGCCGCGGCCGTGGCGCAGGGCCGCACCGTGGTCAGCGGCGCGGCGGAGCTGCGGGTCAAGGAGTCCGACCGCATCGCGACCATGGCCGCGGGCCTGCGCGCGCTCGGCGCGAAGATCGAGGAAACGCCCGACGGCGCGATCATCGACGGCGGCTCGTTCGCCGGCGGCGCGGTCGAGAGCCACGGCGATCACCGCATCGCGATGAGTTTCGCGGTGGCGGCGCAGCTGGCTTCCGGCGAGGTGCGCATCGGCGACGTGGCCAATGTGGCGACGTCGTTCCCGGGGTTCGAGGCGCTGGCCGCGAAAGCGGGCATGCGGGTCGGCGCGGCGGCTTGAGGTTCGCGGCTGATGTTCGCGGTGCGAGCCGCGGGCCGTTGCAGCCGAACCCGAACGAAGAACGGCGGCCTCGAGGCCGCCGTTCTTTTTGAGTCTAAGCCGCGATCGTCGATTCGCCCTTATGGCCGAACGACTCGGCCGCGGACGAGTCTTTCACTGCAGCGGCCGGAACTCGACCGGCTGCTGCACCACCGACGCCACTTCGCGCCCGTTGCGCGTGGCCGGCTTGAAGCGCCAATCGCGCACCGCGCTCAGCGCGGCGCGGTCGAGATCGCGCGAACCGCTGCGGCGGGTCACCGCGACCTCGTCGGCGCGGCCGTCGGCGCCGACGTTCACCCGCAACACCACGGTGCCGCCTTCGCCGCGGCGCAGCGCCGTGGCCGGGTAGCGCGGCGCCGGATTGCGCGCGAGCGCCACCGCGTCGGTGGCGCGCGGCTTGGCCGGCGCGGCCTTCTTCTCCGCCGAGGCCTTGGCGACGTTCTTGCTCGCGGCCGCGTTGGCCTTGCCGGCGGCGTCCTCGCCCGTGGCCGGCGTGCGTTCGACCGGCGGCAACGCCAGCACCGGCGCCAGCGGCGCGGACATCGGCGGCGCCGGCCGCTTGCCGTACAGATACCAACCCAAGAACGCCGAACCCAACAGGATCAGCAACAACCACAAGCCCGTGCGGCCCGCGGATTCGCCGGTAGCGGCCTGCGGTGCGTCGGATTGATGCGCCTGAGATTCGATGGAATGTGATGCAGTGCTCATGCCGACCTCCTTGCGACGAACCCGGGGGACGGTTCGCGGAGGGCGAGCTTCGAAGCGGCGGCGTTACCCGCGGGTGAACGGTGGGTGATTTTGGTTCAGTACCCGTTCAAGCCTAGGAGATAGCGGTTAGGAGTTAGCAAAAGCCGCTTTCGCTAACTCCTAACTCCTAACCGCTATCTCCCAGCACCAAAGCCTCACTGATTCGGATTGAACGTAACCGGCACCAACACCGTATCCGCCACCGGGCGCCCGCCGCGCGTGGCGGGCTTGAAGCGCCAGCCGCGCACGGCGCTCAGCGCGGCGCGGTCGAGCGCGCGCGAGCCGCTGCCTTGGACCACTTCGGCCTCGGCGACCTCGCCTTGTTCGGTGATCTGCACCTGCACCCGCACCGTGCCGCCTTCGCCGCGGCGCAGCGAGGCCGCCGGGTACTGCGGGGCGCGGTTGCCCGGCAGCGGGGCGGCGCCGACGTGGGCGCCGCTCGGCGCGGCCGGCGCCGGTGCCGGCGCGCTCGGCGCGGCTTGCGGCGGGGCCGGCGGGTGGGGGTTTTCGACCAGTTGCGGGCGCTCGTCGCCCGCGGCCGGCGCGGCCTCGGGGACCTGCTGCGGCGCGGGCGCGGGGGCGGCGCTGCCGTCGGCCGCCGCGGGCGCCGGCAGCGGCGCGTAGAACGGCTGCTCGCTGGTCGGCGGGGTGCCGCCGGCGCGGTAGAAATCGTCCTTGCCGCGATTGCTCTGCCAGACCCAGGCGAACAGCGCCAAGCCGATCGCGAACGCGCCCAACACCCACAGCCAGGCCTTGCCCGAGGGGATCCAGGCGGCGAAATCGAAGGAACGGCGCGGTGCGGGGGAGGGCGTCGACATGGGGCGGCAGGCTCGCAAGTCCAATGCGTGATGGCGTGCATTCTGCAACGAAACGCCCGGCCGCGTCGGCCTCGCCGACGCGCGCGCGCCGCGCCGGAAGCTCGCGATTCGCGAAAAAGCCCGCGCGACGCGATAATCTGCGGTTCTTCCCGCCACGCATCCCTACCGGCTACGCCATGCTCGATCCGAACCTGCTGCGCCAGCAACCCGCCGAAGTCGCCGCCCGCCTGCACGCCACCCGCGGCTATTCCCTGGACGCCGACGCGCTGGCTTCGCTGGAAAGCGAACGCAAGATGGTGCAGGTGCGCACCCAAGAGCTGCAGGCGCAGCGCAACAAGCTGTCGGCCGAAATCGGCAAGCGCAAGAGCAAGGGCGAGGACACCGCCGAGCTGATGGCGCAGGTGTCGGCCTCCGGCGACGAACAAAAGCGCGGCGAAGCGCGGCTGGACCAGATCAAGGCCGAGATCGAGGCGATCGCGCTGACCATCCCGAACCTGCCCAACGAATCGGTGCCGCTGGGCCCGGACGAAAGCGGCAACGTCGAGGAGCGCCGCTGGGGCAGCCCGCGCGAATTCGATTTCCAGGTCAAGGACCACGTCGAACTCGGTGCGCGCCACGGCTGGCTGGATTCGGAAACCGCGGCCAAGCTGTCGGGCGCGCGCTTCACCGTGCTGCGCGGCGGCCTCGCCCGCCTGCACCGCGCGCTGGCCCAGTTCATGCTCGATCTGCACGTCGAACAACACGAGTACCAGGAAACCAACGTGCCGCTACTGGTCAACGCCGACTCGATGCGCGGCACCGGCCAGTTGCCCAAGTTCGAGGACGACCTGTTCGCGACCGTGGTCGGCGAGGGCGAGGCGGCGAGCAAGCGTTATCTGATCCCGACCTCGGAAGTGCCGCTGACCAACGTGGTGCGCGACGAGATCGTCGAGGAAGGCGCGCTGCCGCTGCGCATGACCGCGCACTCGATGTGCTTCCGCGCCGAAGCCGGCAGCGCCGGCCGCGACACCCGCGGCATGATCCGCCAGCACCAGTTCGAGAAGGTCGAACTGGTCACCATCGCGCGCCCGGAAGACAGCTACGCCGAGCACGAGCGCATGACCCGCTGCGCCGAAGTGGTGCTGGAAACCCTCGGCCTGCCGTACCGCCGCATGCTGCTGTGCACCGGCGACATGGGCTTTTCCGCGGCCAAGACCTACGACCTGGAAGTGTGGCTGCCGAGCGAGAACCGCTACCGCGAGATCTCCTCGTGCTCCAACTGCGAGGCGTTCCAGGCCCGGCGCATGCAGGCGCGCTGGCGCAACTCAGCCACCGGCAAGCCCGAGCCGGTGCACACGCTCAACGGCTCCGGCGTCGCCATCGGCCGGGCGATGATCGCGGTGATGGAGAACTATCAGAACGCCGATGGTTCGATCGCGGTGCCCGAGGCGCTGCGTCGTTACATGGGCGGGGTCGAGGTGCTGGCCTGAGTGGGTTCGGTCCGGGCGGGGCTGCTGTGAGCGGCTCCGCTCTGGGCAAGGCTGATTCGAGCAAAACCGATTCGAGCAAAACCGATTCGAGCAAGACCGCCCCGAGCAAGATCGCCCCGAGCGAGTCCGCTCCTGGCAACACCGATCCGGGCGAAACGGATCGCGCGGCATAAAGCGACACCGAACCGGGCGGAACGATCTCGGCGCCGCCGCCCGCGCCACGCGGCACCAAGGAGGGTTGCGGCATGGAGTCGTTGTTCTTCATGTTCCTCATCGCGGGCAAGGTCCTGCTCGCGCTGGCGCTATGGAGCGCGGTGCAGTACGCCGCGCTCGGCGCGGCCAATCGCCGCCGCGCCGAGCCGCTGACGAACGCGCGCCTGTTCGCGCGCGCGCTGCTCGGCGTCGTCGCCGGCGTCGCGCTTGGCGCCGCCTCGATCGCGCTGATCGCGGGTTCGGTTTTCTCGCTCGGCAACGACGTCAGCGA
Encoded here:
- a CDS encoding energy transducer TonB, coding for MSTASHSIESQAHQSDAPQAATGESAGRTGLWLLLILLGSAFLGWYLYGKRPAPPMSAPLAPVLALPPVERTPATGEDAAGKANAAASKNVAKASAEKKAAPAKPRATDAVALARNPAPRYPATALRRGEGGTVVLRVNVGADGRADEVAVTRRSGSRDLDRAALSAVRDWRFKPATRNGREVASVVQQPVEFRPLQ
- a CDS encoding energy transducer TonB yields the protein MSTPSPAPRRSFDFAAWIPSGKAWLWVLGAFAIGLALFAWVWQSNRGKDDFYRAGGTPPTSEQPFYAPLPAPAAADGSAAPAPAPQQVPEAAPAAGDERPQLVENPHPPAPPQAAPSAPAPAPAAPSGAHVGAAPLPGNRAPQYPAASLRRGEGGTVRVQVQITEQGEVAEAEVVQGSGSRALDRAALSAVRGWRFKPATRGGRPVADTVLVPVTFNPNQ
- the serS gene encoding serine--tRNA ligase, producing the protein MLDPNLLRQQPAEVAARLHATRGYSLDADALASLESERKMVQVRTQELQAQRNKLSAEIGKRKSKGEDTAELMAQVSASGDEQKRGEARLDQIKAEIEAIALTIPNLPNESVPLGPDESGNVEERRWGSPREFDFQVKDHVELGARHGWLDSETAAKLSGARFTVLRGGLARLHRALAQFMLDLHVEQHEYQETNVPLLVNADSMRGTGQLPKFEDDLFATVVGEGEAASKRYLIPTSEVPLTNVVRDEIVEEGALPLRMTAHSMCFRAEAGSAGRDTRGMIRQHQFEKVELVTIARPEDSYAEHERMTRCAEVVLETLGLPYRRMLLCTGDMGFSAAKTYDLEVWLPSENRYREISSCSNCEAFQARRMQARWRNSATGKPEPVHTLNGSGVAIGRAMIAVMENYQNADGSIAVPEALRRYMGGVEVLA